A part of Lutra lutra chromosome 2, mLutLut1.2, whole genome shotgun sequence genomic DNA contains:
- the MAD2L1 gene encoding mitotic spindle assembly checkpoint protein MAD2A, whose product MALQLSREQGITLRGSAEIVAEFFSFGINSILYQRGIYPSETFTRVQKYGLTLLVTTDPELIKYLNNVVEQLKDWLYKCSVQKLVVVISNIESGEVLERWQFDIECDKTAKDDSAPREKSQKAIQDEIRSVIRQITATVTFLPLLEVSCSFDLLIYTDKDLVVPEKWEESGPQFITNSEEVRLRSFTTTIHKVNSMVAYKIPVND is encoded by the exons ATGGCGCTGCAGCTTTCCCGGGAGCAAGGCATCACCCTGCGCGGGAGCGCCGAAATCGTAGCTGAGTTCTTCT caTTTGGCATCAACAGCATTTTGTATCAGCGTGGCATATATCCATCTGAAACCTTTACTAGAGTGCAGAAATATGGACTCACCTTGCTTGTAACAACTGATCCTGAGCTCATAAAATACCTAAATAATGTGGTGGAACAACTGAAAG ATTGGTTATACAAGTGTTCAGTTCAGAAACTGGTGGTAGTCATCTCAAATATTGAAAGTGGTGAGGTCCTTGAAAGGTGGCAATTTGATATTGAGTGTGACAAGACTGCGAAAGATGACAG TGCACCCAGAGAAAAGTCTCAGAAAGCTATTCAAGATGAAATCCGTTCAGTGATCAGACAGATCACAGCTACGGTGACATTTCTGCCACTGCTGGAAGTTTCTT GTTCATTTGATCTACTGATTTATACAGACAAAGATTTGGTTGTTCCTGAAAAATGGGAAGAGTCGGGACCACAGTTTATTACCAATTCTGAGGAAGTCCGTCTTCGTTCATTTACTACTACAATCCACAAAGTAAATAGCATGGTGGCCTACAAAATTCCTGTCAATGACTGA